One Spiroplasma endosymbiont of Nebria brevicollis DNA window includes the following coding sequences:
- a CDS encoding HAD family hydrolase, whose protein sequence is MPIKLIVLDLDGTLLKSRWKVHPKNLVAIQKAQDKGIKVIIATGRAPSSTIDIAKTCLIHEQTGHIICYNGGNIIDITKENKMDILYEKSLSTEQIQAIIKFANDNNLAMWGYSTNNKTGLINHSSLRVKIMENFNHLPSKQIDETTTEGMYKILLFCKKKKRVNPILEKLSAIKDLELATSSHSVIEINPLGVNKAAAVQFLCKKWGIKADEVLACGDGMNDYKLIQWVKYGIAMKNGHPNLKLAAYDITTKNTCGGVAKAIDKYVFPTSEFD, encoded by the coding sequence ATGCCAATTAAGTTAATTGTTCTTGATTTAGATGGAACATTATTAAAAAGCCGTTGAAAAGTACATCCTAAAAATTTAGTAGCTATTCAAAAAGCCCAAGATAAAGGAATTAAAGTTATCATTGCCACTGGACGAGCTCCTAGTTCAACTATTGATATTGCTAAAACATGTTTAATACATGAACAAACAGGACATATTATTTGTTATAATGGTGGTAATATTATTGATATTACTAAAGAGAATAAAATGGATATTTTATACGAAAAATCTTTAAGTACAGAACAAATCCAAGCAATTATTAAATTTGCTAATGATAATAACTTAGCTATGTGAGGATATAGTACTAATAATAAAACAGGACTTATTAACCATAGTTCATTACGAGTAAAGATTATGGAAAACTTTAATCATTTACCAAGTAAACAAATTGATGAAACTACTACTGAAGGTATGTATAAGATTCTATTATTTTGTAAAAAGAAAAAACGGGTTAATCCTATTTTAGAAAAACTAAGTGCTATTAAAGACTTAGAACTTGCCACATCTTCACATAGTGTTATTGAAATTAATCCACTTGGTGTTAATAAAGCAGCAGCAGTTCAGTTCTTATGTAAAAAATGAGGAATTAAAGCAGATGAAGTTTTAGCATGCGGTGATGGAATGAATGACTACAAATTAATTCAATGAGTAAAATATGGAATTGCTATGAAGAATGGCCACCCTAACTTAAAATTAGCAGCTTATGATATAACTACTAAAAATACTTGTGGTGGAGTTGCTAAAGCGATTGATAAGTATGTATTTCCGACATCAGAATTTGATTAA
- a CDS encoding thioredoxin family protein, with amino-acid sequence MSVQHINDKKQVAEILNSGKVSVIDFSAEWCGPCKALGPRFEKVANDKTNSNINFIKVDVDHAKTLAEQYEIASIPTLIYFDKHGNVVSRVSGLVNEQQITSNIEEAKGK; translated from the coding sequence ATGAGTGTACAACATATTAATGATAAAAAGCAAGTTGCTGAAATTTTAAACTCTGGTAAAGTGTCAGTTATTGATTTTTCTGCAGAATGATGTGGGCCTTGCAAAGCATTAGGCCCAAGATTTGAAAAAGTAGCTAATGATAAAACTAATAGTAATATCAACTTCATTAAAGTTGATGTTGACCATGCTAAAACTTTAGCAGAACAATATGAAATTGCTTCAATTCCCACTTTAATTTATTTTGATAAACACGGGAATGTTGTTAGTCGTGTGTCTGGTTTAGTAAATGAACAACAAATTACAAGTAATATTGAAGAAGCTAAAGGAAAATAA